A stretch of Anaeromyxobacter dehalogenans 2CP-1 DNA encodes these proteins:
- a CDS encoding cation diffusion facilitator family transporter — MSHGHPHVHGAHEPPATAGTGGARDWSGERRGACGLHHAEHERAHQHGAHGAGASLRRLGISLALTAAIMVAEAVGGWLSGSLALVSDAGHMLTDAGALGLALVAAWLSTRPADDKRTFGYRRAEVLGAQLNVGALVVLSGWIAWEAVQRLRDPGPPIRLELMAFVAGIGLAANLAILWFLHGEHSLNARSAFLHVLSDTISSVAILAGAVVMGIRPDLRWIDPVLSLAIALLILWGAVRLILEITDILMESVPAHLDAGAIGSQMECCPGVVAVHDLHIWTISSGMLSLSAHLVVEPGSVGRNDEILTAVKRDLRHRYGIDHTTLQIESAEYAHVDDVHRH, encoded by the coding sequence ATGTCGCACGGCCACCCGCACGTCCACGGAGCGCACGAGCCCCCGGCCACGGCCGGGACAGGAGGGGCGCGGGACTGGTCCGGCGAGCGCCGCGGCGCGTGCGGCCTCCACCACGCCGAGCACGAGCGGGCGCACCAGCACGGCGCGCACGGGGCGGGCGCGAGCCTGCGCCGCCTGGGGATCTCGCTCGCGCTCACGGCCGCGATCATGGTCGCCGAGGCGGTGGGCGGCTGGCTGTCGGGCTCGCTGGCGCTCGTCTCCGACGCGGGCCACATGCTCACCGACGCGGGCGCGCTGGGGCTCGCGCTCGTCGCGGCCTGGCTCTCCACCCGGCCTGCGGACGACAAGCGCACCTTCGGCTACCGCCGCGCCGAGGTGCTCGGGGCGCAGCTCAACGTGGGCGCGCTGGTGGTGCTCTCGGGCTGGATCGCCTGGGAGGCGGTCCAGCGCCTGCGCGATCCGGGCCCGCCCATCCGGCTCGAGCTCATGGCGTTCGTGGCCGGCATCGGCCTCGCGGCGAACCTGGCCATCCTCTGGTTCCTGCACGGTGAGCACTCGCTCAACGCGCGCTCGGCGTTCCTGCACGTCCTCTCCGACACCATCTCCTCGGTGGCCATCCTCGCCGGCGCGGTGGTGATGGGCATCCGGCCGGACCTCCGCTGGATCGACCCGGTGCTCTCGCTCGCCATCGCGCTCCTCATCCTCTGGGGCGCGGTGCGGCTCATCCTCGAGATCACCGACATCCTGATGGAGAGCGTGCCCGCGCACCTCGACGCGGGGGCGATCGGCTCGCAGATGGAGTGCTGCCCGGGCGTGGTCGCGGTGCACGACCTGCACATCTGGACCATCTCGAGCGGCATGCTCTCTCTCTCCGCGCACCTCGTGGTGGAGCCGGGGAGCGTGGGCCGCAACGACGAGATCCTCACGGCGGTGAAGCGCGACCTGCGCCACCGGTACGGGATCGACCACACCACGCTGCAGATCGAGTCGGCCGAGTACGCGCACGTCGACGACGTGCACCGGCACTGA
- a CDS encoding sulfate ABC transporter substrate-binding protein produces the protein MSHRVKQLGRRAAALAFAAAFAALVAVAAPARAAEVKLLNVSYDPTRELYEAVNRAFAAQWKAQSGQELVVKQSHGGSGKQARAVIDGLEADVVTLALAYDVDAVAKVGLVAPAWQHRLPQNASPYTSTIVFLVRKGNPKHLADWDDLVKPGVQVITPNPKTSGGARWNYLAAWAHALRKPGGSEASAKAFVKALFHNVPVLDSGARGSTTTFVERGIGDVLLAWENEAFLAVERLGKGQLEIVVPRTSILAEPPVAVVDRNVDRHGTRAVAEAYLRFLYGPEGQEIAARNFYRPRDPKVAARHAGRFPQVKLVTVDEVFGGWQKAQAAHFADGGTFDQIYVPGT, from the coding sequence ATGTCTCATCGTGTGAAGCAGCTGGGCCGGCGTGCCGCCGCGCTCGCATTCGCCGCCGCATTCGCCGCGCTGGTCGCGGTCGCGGCACCGGCGCGCGCCGCGGAGGTGAAGCTCCTCAACGTCTCCTACGACCCGACCCGCGAGCTGTACGAGGCGGTGAACCGGGCGTTCGCGGCGCAGTGGAAGGCGCAGTCCGGTCAGGAGCTGGTCGTGAAGCAGTCCCACGGCGGCTCCGGCAAGCAGGCGCGCGCCGTCATCGACGGGCTCGAGGCGGACGTGGTGACGCTGGCGCTCGCCTACGACGTGGACGCGGTCGCGAAGGTCGGCCTGGTCGCGCCCGCCTGGCAGCACCGGCTGCCGCAGAACGCCTCGCCGTACACGTCCACCATCGTGTTCCTGGTGCGCAAGGGCAACCCGAAGCACCTCGCCGACTGGGACGACCTGGTGAAGCCGGGGGTCCAGGTGATCACGCCCAACCCGAAGACCTCGGGTGGCGCGCGCTGGAACTACCTCGCGGCCTGGGCCCACGCGCTCCGCAAGCCGGGCGGGAGCGAGGCGAGCGCCAAGGCGTTCGTGAAGGCGCTCTTCCACAACGTGCCGGTGCTCGACTCCGGCGCGCGCGGCTCGACCACCACCTTCGTCGAGCGCGGCATCGGGGACGTCCTGCTCGCCTGGGAGAACGAGGCGTTCCTGGCGGTGGAGCGGCTCGGGAAGGGGCAGCTCGAGATCGTGGTCCCGCGCACCAGCATCCTGGCCGAGCCGCCGGTGGCGGTGGTGGATCGCAACGTGGACCGCCACGGCACGCGCGCGGTCGCCGAGGCGTACCTCCGGTTCCTGTACGGCCCGGAGGGCCAGGAGATCGCGGCGCGGAACTTCTACCGGCCGCGCGATCCGAAGGTCGCGGCGAGGCACGCCGGCCGCTTCCCGCAGGTGAAGCTCGTGACCGTCGACGAGGTGTTCGGCGGCTGGCAGAAGGCCCAGGCGGCGCACTTCGCCGACGGCGGGACCTTCGACCAGATCTACGTCCCCGGGACCTGA
- a CDS encoding sulfate/molybdate ABC transporter ATP-binding protein produces MSIEIRNLSKSFDAHPVLRDVTLDIPEGELVALLGPSGCGKTTLLRILAGLEVPDAGEVRHAGEDVGARPARERNVGLVFQHYALFRHMTVAENVGFALAVRRRRRAEIAARVDELLSLVQLDGLRARYPHQLSGGQRQRVALARALATSPRILLLDEPFGALDARVRQELRRWLRRLHDELHVTSVFVTHDQEEAFEVSDRVVLMNAGRVEQVGTPAQVFEEPASPFVMRFLGAVNVFQGRVEGNRTRVNELEFAAPTAGTDRARANVYVRPHELEVHRAPVPGSFAARVVRLVPLGAATRVELSAPGYGSAVEVELDVRKGEALGLQPGDPVHLSPRRVRVFPAADGELDSLTASGL; encoded by the coding sequence ATGAGCATCGAGATCCGCAACCTGTCCAAGTCGTTCGACGCCCACCCGGTCCTGCGCGACGTCACGCTCGACATCCCCGAGGGCGAGCTGGTGGCGCTGCTCGGGCCCTCCGGCTGCGGCAAGACCACGCTGCTGCGCATCCTCGCCGGCCTGGAGGTGCCCGACGCCGGGGAGGTCCGGCACGCCGGCGAGGACGTCGGGGCGCGCCCGGCGCGCGAGCGCAACGTGGGGCTCGTGTTCCAGCACTACGCGCTGTTCCGGCACATGACCGTGGCGGAGAACGTCGGGTTCGCGCTGGCGGTGCGCCGGCGGCGCCGCGCCGAGATCGCGGCGCGGGTGGACGAGCTGCTCTCGCTGGTGCAGCTCGACGGGCTGCGCGCGCGATACCCGCACCAGCTCTCCGGCGGCCAGCGGCAGCGCGTGGCGCTGGCCCGCGCGCTCGCCACCTCCCCGCGGATCCTGCTGCTCGACGAACCGTTCGGCGCGCTCGACGCGCGCGTCCGCCAGGAGCTGCGGCGCTGGCTGCGGCGGCTCCACGACGAGCTGCACGTCACCAGCGTGTTCGTCACGCACGACCAGGAGGAGGCGTTCGAGGTCTCGGACCGGGTGGTGCTCATGAACGCCGGCCGCGTCGAGCAGGTGGGCACCCCGGCGCAGGTGTTCGAGGAGCCGGCCAGCCCGTTCGTGATGCGCTTCCTCGGCGCGGTGAACGTGTTCCAGGGCCGCGTGGAGGGGAACCGCACCCGGGTCAACGAGCTGGAGTTCGCTGCCCCCACCGCCGGCACCGACCGCGCCCGGGCGAACGTGTACGTCCGGCCGCACGAGCTGGAGGTGCACCGGGCGCCGGTGCCGGGCAGCTTCGCCGCGCGCGTGGTCCGGCTCGTGCCGCTCGGCGCCGCGACCCGGGTCGAGCTGAGCGCTCCGGGCTACGGCAGCGCGGTCGAGGTCGAGCTGGACGTCCGCAAGGGCGAGGCGCTCGGCCTCCAGCCCGGGGACCCGGTCCACCTCTCGCCGCGGCGCGTGCGCGTGTTCCCGGCCGCCGACGGCGAGCTGGACAGCCTCACCGCCAGCGGCCTGTAG
- the cysW gene encoding sulfate ABC transporter permease subunit CysW, translating into MSARVANQDPAAVRWALTGLALAFLAAFVLVPAAAVLWEAVRGGAQVWWAAVTDPDARAAIRLTLLVAAWSVPLNTAFGIAAAWSLTRFRFRGKSLLVSLVDLPFGVSPVISGMVTVLLFGAQGWLGPWLDAHGLKVVFAVPGIVLATVFVTFPFVARELIPFMEAQGVEEEEAALVLGASGWQILSRVTLPNVKWSLLYGVVLCNARAMGEFGAVSVVSGHVRGVTNTIPLHVEILYDEYAFRASFAVASLLFLLALVTLVAKKALEWRQRSARAAARRSHA; encoded by the coding sequence ATGAGCGCGCGCGTCGCCAACCAGGATCCGGCCGCGGTGCGGTGGGCGCTCACCGGCCTCGCGCTCGCGTTCCTGGCGGCGTTCGTGCTGGTCCCGGCCGCGGCCGTGCTGTGGGAGGCGGTGCGCGGCGGCGCCCAGGTCTGGTGGGCGGCCGTGACCGACCCCGACGCGCGCGCCGCCATCCGGCTGACGCTGCTCGTGGCCGCCTGGTCGGTGCCGCTCAACACCGCGTTCGGGATCGCCGCCGCGTGGTCGCTGACCCGCTTCCGGTTCCGGGGCAAGAGCCTGCTCGTCTCGCTGGTGGACCTGCCGTTCGGCGTCTCGCCGGTCATCTCCGGGATGGTGACGGTGCTGCTGTTCGGGGCGCAGGGCTGGCTCGGCCCGTGGCTCGACGCGCACGGGCTGAAGGTGGTGTTCGCGGTCCCGGGCATCGTCCTCGCGACGGTGTTCGTGACGTTCCCGTTCGTCGCACGCGAGCTCATCCCGTTCATGGAGGCGCAGGGCGTCGAGGAGGAGGAGGCCGCGCTCGTGCTGGGCGCGAGCGGCTGGCAGATCCTCTCCCGCGTCACGCTGCCCAACGTGAAGTGGAGCCTGCTGTACGGCGTCGTCCTGTGCAACGCCCGCGCGATGGGCGAGTTCGGGGCCGTCTCGGTGGTCTCCGGCCACGTGCGCGGGGTGACGAACACCATCCCGCTCCACGTCGAGATCCTCTACGACGAGTACGCGTTCCGCGCGTCCTTCGCGGTCGCCTCCCTCCTGTTCCTCCTCGCGCTGGTCACGCTCGTCGCCAAGAAGGCGCTCGAGTGGAGGCAGCGGTCGGCGCGGGCGGCGGCCCGCCGGAGCCACGCATGA
- the cysT gene encoding sulfate ABC transporter permease subunit CysT: MTAVGAATLPGRARRVLPGFGLSTGLTVAWLSAVVLVPLSTLALRASTLSWAQAWAVVASPRAVASYRLSFGASLAGAAVNVVFGVLVAWVLARYRFPGRSLVDAVVDLPFALPTAVSGIALTAVYARNGWLGALLEPLGVKATFSPLGVTLALTFIGLPFVIRTVQPVLEDLDPELEEAAATLGAGRWATFRRVILPALVPAAVTGFALAFARGLGEYGSVVFISGNMPLRTEIAPLLIMTRLEQYDYAGASAIACVLLGTSFALLLGINRLQAWTRVRTGTA; this comes from the coding sequence ATGACCGCGGTCGGCGCGGCGACGCTCCCGGGCCGGGCGCGCCGGGTGCTGCCCGGCTTCGGGCTCTCCACCGGGCTCACCGTCGCCTGGCTCTCCGCGGTGGTGCTCGTCCCGCTCTCCACGCTGGCGCTGCGCGCGTCCACGCTCTCCTGGGCGCAGGCCTGGGCCGTCGTGGCCTCGCCGCGCGCGGTCGCCTCCTACCGCCTGAGCTTCGGCGCCTCGCTCGCCGGCGCCGCGGTGAACGTGGTGTTCGGCGTGCTGGTGGCGTGGGTGCTGGCGCGGTACCGCTTCCCCGGCCGCTCGCTGGTGGACGCGGTGGTGGACCTTCCGTTCGCGCTGCCCACCGCGGTGAGCGGCATCGCCCTCACGGCGGTGTACGCGCGGAACGGGTGGCTGGGCGCGCTGCTCGAGCCGCTGGGCGTGAAGGCGACGTTCTCTCCCCTCGGCGTCACGCTGGCGCTCACCTTCATCGGCCTGCCGTTCGTGATCCGCACCGTCCAGCCGGTGCTGGAGGACCTCGACCCCGAGCTCGAGGAGGCGGCCGCGACGCTCGGCGCGGGGCGCTGGGCCACCTTCCGCCGGGTCATCCTCCCCGCGCTCGTGCCCGCCGCCGTCACCGGCTTCGCGCTCGCGTTCGCGCGCGGCCTCGGCGAGTACGGCTCGGTCGTCTTCATCTCGGGGAACATGCCGCTGCGGACCGAGATCGCGCCGCTGCTCATCATGACCCGCCTCGAGCAGTACGACTACGCGGGCGCCTCGGCGATCGCGTGCGTGCTGCTGGGCACCTCGTTCGCGCTGCTCCTCGGGATCAACCGGCTGCAGGCCTGGACCCGCGTGCGCACGGGGACGGCATGA
- a CDS encoding phosphoadenylyl-sulfate reductase — translation MSEPIAQELAALAARHEGGQPEEILAAAAERFPGRIALACSFGAEDCLLVDAVGRARLPVEIFTIDTGFLFAETYALWGRLEARHGLRIRAVKGDAPAVVPAGEPPPWERDPDACCDVRKVRPLRAALAALGPSGGWVTGIRRDQTPDRGGARAFEWDPRFGLAKVNPLVAWTSDDVWRRLRRLGVPTNPLHEQGYPSIGCAPCTSPVRPGEDPRAGRWRGREKTECGLHRLGPGGERR, via the coding sequence GTGAGCGAGCCGATCGCGCAGGAGCTGGCGGCGCTGGCGGCGCGCCACGAGGGCGGCCAGCCGGAGGAGATCCTGGCCGCCGCGGCGGAGCGGTTCCCCGGGCGCATCGCGCTCGCGTGCAGCTTCGGCGCCGAGGACTGCCTGCTGGTGGACGCGGTCGGGCGCGCGCGGCTGCCCGTCGAGATCTTCACCATCGACACCGGGTTCCTGTTCGCGGAGACGTACGCGCTGTGGGGCCGCCTCGAGGCGCGCCACGGGCTGCGGATCCGCGCGGTGAAGGGCGACGCGCCGGCGGTGGTGCCGGCCGGCGAGCCGCCGCCCTGGGAGCGCGACCCGGACGCCTGCTGTGACGTGCGCAAGGTCCGGCCGCTGCGGGCGGCGCTCGCCGCGCTCGGCCCCTCCGGCGGCTGGGTCACCGGCATCCGCCGCGACCAGACCCCGGACCGCGGCGGCGCGCGCGCCTTCGAGTGGGATCCGCGCTTCGGCCTCGCGAAGGTGAACCCGCTCGTCGCCTGGACCTCCGACGACGTCTGGCGCCGCCTCCGCCGGCTCGGCGTGCCCACCAACCCGCTGCACGAGCAGGGCTACCCGTCCATCGGCTGCGCCCCCTGCACCAGCCCGGTGCGGCCCGGCGAGGATCCGCGCGCCGGGCGCTGGCGCGGGCGCGAGAAGACCGAGTGCGGGCTGCACCGGCTCGGGCCGGGCGGGGAGCGGCGATGA